In Candidatus Defluviilinea proxima, a single genomic region encodes these proteins:
- a CDS encoding serine acetyltransferase gives MIKLYPLKLLINRLPDKKYIEMDIRRWVRMNDNSRSGGTIWEQLMWLLYAENMEEFRNLLYFRFDSPSSLLDKFLLSLSKTLFQPLETLSISASTIGPGLVIKHGYGTAIKAQTIGENCLIFQDVVIGYKNETDDLPIIGNCVHVSVGSKVLGNITIGDYSVIAANSVVTKDMPPNSLAIGIPARIIRDAGTKAEHVANGEVSV, from the coding sequence TTAAGTTGTTGATCAATCGCCTGCCTGATAAAAAATATATCGAGATGGATATTCGCCGGTGGGTACGGATGAACGATAATTCAAGATCGGGCGGTACGATCTGGGAACAACTGATGTGGCTTTTGTATGCGGAAAATATGGAAGAGTTTCGGAATCTTCTATATTTTCGCTTCGATTCCCCTTCTAGTTTGCTGGATAAATTTCTACTTTCCCTTTCAAAGACTCTGTTTCAGCCATTGGAGACACTATCTATTTCGGCATCAACGATTGGGCCGGGACTCGTTATCAAGCATGGATATGGTACTGCTATTAAGGCGCAAACGATTGGCGAAAATTGCTTGATCTTTCAAGATGTTGTAATTGGATATAAAAACGAGACAGATGATCTGCCAATCATTGGAAACTGTGTTCATGTTAGCGTTGGTTCAAAAGTATTGGGAAACATAACGATTGGCGATTATTCTGTTATTGCTGCTAACTCTGTCGTGACGAAGGATATGCCCCCTAATAGTCTGGCAATAGGAATACCGGCGCGCATTATAAGGGATGCTGGCACCAAAGCAGAACATGTTGCCAATGGCGAAGTTTCTGTATAG